Below is a genomic region from Syntrophorhabdales bacterium.
TACAGAGGGTATGGTGCGAGCGGTGGCTCTCCGACTCTCGGAGCGATTTCCCGTGACTGTCATGTGATATTCAAGGCAGTGAAGGAAGAAATTTCGCAAAGGAGACTCAGGGGCGGTCTCTGGGTCATGGGAAGGTCGCTCGGCAGCATCTCTGCAACCGAGTTGGCATGCCGCTGGAAAAATAAGTTCAGGGCTCTTATCATCGAGAGCGGTTTTGTAAGTATTCTTCCGGTCATGAAGCACATCGGCCTTTCCCTGCAAATGGATGACGTTGCGGATCGGATCATGGAGGAAGCACTGGCCATGGTACGGAACATAACGCTCCCCACGCTGATCATCCATGGCGAAGAGGATACGCTCGTACCAGTGGAAGAAGCGAGAAGGTTTTACGACAATCTGGGCAGCGCTGAGAAGAAGCTGCTCATTATCCCAGGAGCAGATCACAACGACATCATGTTTGCCGGCATGGATCAATACTTCGAAGCTATTCAGGCGTTCATCGCATCGACCTTGCAGACCTAACGTTCGTCTTAAGCTGATAAGATCGTGTCGGCGTGCATTCAAGAATAGCACCCACAGGCGGGTACCCGGTCGCTCAAACCCCGGCGAACGG
It encodes:
- a CDS encoding alpha/beta hydrolase yields the protein MPDYTPVDVSHLLSYIFYPRQDFTSPPANAFDLLVPVEPGVNVSCRFYIGEEHWPLILYFHGNGEVVSDYDHIAPLYNRKALNLVVSDYRGYGASGGSPTLGAISRDCHVIFKAVKEEISQRRLRGGLWVMGRSLGSISATELACRWKNKFRALIIESGFVSILPVMKHIGLSLQMDDVADRIMEEALAMVRNITLPTLIIHGEEDTLVPVEEARRFYDNLGSAEKKLLIIPGADHNDIMFAGMDQYFEAIQAFIASTLQT